A part of Mycolicibacterium sp. TUM20985 genomic DNA contains:
- a CDS encoding SDR family NAD(P)-dependent oxidoreductase — MGYADELFDLTDRVVLVTGGSRGLGREIAFTAARSGANVVIASRDLGSCVMTAEEISASTGRAAFPYQVHVGRWDQLDGLVDATYDRFGKLDVLVNNAGMSPLYESLTSVSEKLFDSVLNLNLKGPFRLTALVGERMVADGGGSIINVSTSGSRRPDGHMLPYAASKAGLNALTEGFAQAYGPTVRVNTLMPGPFLTDVSKSWDIDAVEAGVQGFALKRLGKPPEIIGAAMFLMSDASSYTSGSIIRADGGMP, encoded by the coding sequence ATGGGATATGCCGACGAACTGTTCGACCTGACCGATCGCGTGGTGCTCGTCACCGGTGGTAGCCGCGGGTTGGGACGCGAAATCGCCTTCACCGCAGCCAGATCCGGTGCCAACGTCGTCATCGCCAGCCGTGATCTGGGATCCTGCGTCATGACGGCCGAGGAGATCTCCGCCTCGACGGGCCGGGCCGCGTTCCCGTACCAGGTTCACGTCGGGCGGTGGGACCAGCTCGACGGGCTCGTCGACGCCACCTACGACCGGTTCGGCAAGCTCGACGTGCTCGTCAACAACGCGGGCATGTCACCGCTGTACGAGTCGCTGACGTCGGTGAGCGAGAAGCTGTTCGACTCCGTGCTGAACCTGAACTTGAAGGGCCCTTTTCGGCTGACGGCGCTGGTCGGCGAGCGCATGGTGGCGGACGGCGGCGGGTCGATCATCAACGTCAGCACCAGCGGTTCGCGGCGCCCCGACGGGCACATGCTGCCGTACGCGGCGTCGAAGGCAGGGCTCAACGCGCTGACCGAGGGTTTCGCGCAGGCGTACGGTCCGACCGTGCGGGTGAACACCCTCATGCCGGGCCCGTTCCTGACCGACGTCAGCAAGTCGTGGGACATCGACGCCGTCGAGGCCGGTGTGCAGGGCTTCGCGCTCAAGCGTCTTGGCAAGCCGCCCGAGATCATCGGTGCCGCAATGTTCTTGATGTCGGACGCGTCCAGCTACACCAGCGGATCGATCATCAGGGCCGACGGCGGCATGCCCTAG
- a CDS encoding ABC transporter ATP-binding protein, whose amino-acid sequence MITFDGVTKKYPDGTVAVDDLSLEVPDGTLTVFVGPSGCGKTTSMRMINRMIEPTSGVLTVDGKDVTAVDPVKLRLGIGYVIQSAGLMPHLKVIDNIATVPVLKGESRRSARKAALGVMERVGLDPKLADRYPAQLSGGQQQRVGVARALAADPPILLMDEPFSAVDPVVREELQTEILRLQGELRKTIVFVTHDIDEALKLGEKVAVFGRGGALQQYDAPQRLLSNPANDFVAGFIGADRGYRGLQFSTGQGLPLHDIRTVEEAGVDALELGPGDWALVTRPDGSPYAWIDVNGVGLHRQGKSLYDSTIAGGSLFLPNGTMRLALDAALSSPAGLGVAVDDRRQVIGGLKADDVIAALRATRKTT is encoded by the coding sequence ATGATCACGTTCGACGGCGTCACCAAGAAGTACCCGGACGGCACGGTCGCCGTGGACGACCTGAGCCTCGAAGTGCCCGATGGCACGCTGACGGTGTTCGTCGGCCCATCGGGCTGCGGCAAGACCACGTCGATGCGGATGATCAACCGGATGATCGAGCCGACATCGGGCGTCCTCACCGTCGACGGCAAGGACGTCACCGCGGTCGACCCGGTCAAGCTGCGGTTGGGCATCGGCTACGTCATCCAGAGCGCCGGGCTGATGCCGCACCTCAAGGTGATCGACAACATCGCCACCGTGCCCGTGTTGAAGGGTGAATCGCGGCGTTCCGCCCGCAAGGCGGCGCTCGGGGTGATGGAGCGCGTCGGACTGGACCCCAAGCTGGCCGACCGGTATCCCGCTCAGCTGTCGGGCGGTCAGCAGCAGCGCGTCGGCGTGGCCCGTGCGCTGGCCGCCGATCCGCCGATCCTGCTGATGGATGAGCCGTTCAGCGCCGTCGACCCGGTGGTCCGCGAGGAGTTGCAGACCGAGATCCTGCGGTTGCAGGGGGAGCTGCGCAAGACCATCGTCTTCGTCACCCATGACATCGACGAAGCGCTGAAGCTCGGGGAGAAGGTCGCGGTGTTCGGCCGCGGCGGAGCGCTGCAGCAGTACGACGCGCCGCAGCGTCTGTTGTCCAACCCGGCCAACGACTTCGTGGCCGGCTTCATCGGCGCCGACCGTGGCTACCGGGGCCTGCAGTTCTCGACGGGTCAGGGGCTGCCGCTGCACGACATCAGGACGGTGGAGGAGGCCGGCGTCGACGCGCTGGAGCTCGGCCCGGGGGACTGGGCGCTGGTGACCAGACCCGACGGTTCCCCGTACGCGTGGATCGACGTCAACGGCGTGGGTCTGCACCGGCAAGGAAAGTCGTTGTACGACAGCACGATTGCGGGTGGGTCGCTGTTCCTCCCGAACGGGACCATGCGGTTGGCCCTCGATGCCGCGCTGTCCTCGCCGGCTGGCCTCGGCGTCGCCGTGGACGACCGCCGGCAGGTCATCGGCGGGCTCAAGGCCGATGACGTGATCGCGGCGCTGCGGGCCACGCGGAAGACCACCTAG
- a CDS encoding tRNA adenosine deaminase-associated protein, with protein MGAQRAQAQNQAADLPDGFGVAVVREDGKWRCSSLEGKALTSLAAAETELRELRSAGAVFGLLDVDDEFFVIVRPAPAGARLFLSDATAAVDYDIARQVLERLDADIDPDDLEDEDPFEEGDLGVLSDIGLSEGVLSIILSEDDYADEQLSRIAQEMGFGDEMSALLDKLDR; from the coding sequence ATGGGAGCACAGCGAGCGCAGGCGCAGAACCAGGCCGCAGATCTCCCGGACGGATTCGGCGTCGCAGTCGTTCGCGAGGACGGCAAGTGGCGCTGTTCGTCCTTGGAAGGCAAGGCGTTGACGAGCTTGGCCGCTGCGGAGACCGAGTTGCGGGAACTGCGAAGCGCGGGGGCGGTCTTCGGGCTGCTCGACGTCGACGACGAGTTCTTCGTGATCGTGCGCCCCGCGCCGGCCGGTGCGCGACTCTTCCTGTCGGATGCGACGGCGGCCGTGGACTACGACATCGCCAGGCAGGTGCTCGAGCGGCTCGACGCCGACATCGATCCCGACGACCTCGAGGACGAAGACCCCTTCGAAGAGGGCGACCTCGGCGTGCTGTCTGACATCGGTCTGTCCGAAGGCGTGCTGAGCATCATCCTCTCCGAGGACGACTACGCCGACGAGCAGCTGTCGCGGATCGCGCAGGAGATGGGCTTCGGAGACGAGATGTCGGCGCTGCTCGACAAACTGGACCGCTGA
- a CDS encoding alkyl/aryl-sulfatase, whose product MDQKPPTAVIESAHAEHLVGFPFADTRDFADADRGFIAALQPCVVKAADGRVVWDNDAYGFLTGDAPTSVHPSLWRQSTLAAKQGLYEVVEGVYQVRGLDLSNVSFIEGDTGVIVIDPLVSTETAAAALSLYRAHRGDRAVTAVIYTHSHVDHFGGVLGVTTQADVDAGKVAVIAPEGFIEHAVQENVYAGTAMTRRAAYMYGTVLARGPQGQVGCGLGQTPSTGEVAIIVPTVDIATTGETYTVDGVDIEFQMAPGTEAPAEMHFYFPRYRALCMAENATHNLHNLLTLRGALVRDPHAWSGYLTEAIDKFADRTDVVFASHHWPTWGEERIVEYLGLQRDLYAYLHDQTLRQINQGYTGIEIAETFEMPPALHAAWHTHGYYGSVSHNVKAVYQRYMGWFDGNPARLWQHPPEAIGPRYVEAMGGIDNVVAIAKTAFDGGDFRWAATLLDHAIFTDENHPGARQLYADTLEQMAYGAENATWRNFFLAGATELREGNFGTPVQTTSLSLVSQLTPEQMFDSFAISINGPRAWDLDLAIDVTFADVAANYRLTLRNGVLVYRCVPADPATATSTVTVANKLRLLMFATGDTTSPGVDTAGDATAMASLLEVLDKPDPAFNIVTP is encoded by the coding sequence ATGGATCAGAAGCCTCCCACCGCCGTCATCGAGTCAGCCCACGCCGAGCACCTCGTCGGGTTCCCGTTCGCCGACACCCGCGACTTCGCCGACGCCGACCGCGGATTCATCGCGGCACTCCAACCGTGCGTGGTGAAGGCCGCCGACGGGCGGGTCGTGTGGGACAACGACGCCTATGGGTTCCTCACCGGTGACGCGCCCACGTCGGTGCATCCCAGCCTGTGGCGGCAGTCGACGCTGGCAGCCAAGCAGGGGCTCTACGAGGTGGTCGAGGGCGTCTATCAGGTCCGCGGACTCGACCTGTCCAACGTCAGCTTCATCGAGGGCGACACCGGCGTGATCGTCATCGACCCGCTGGTGTCGACCGAGACGGCCGCCGCGGCGTTGAGCCTCTACCGTGCACACCGCGGGGACCGTGCGGTGACCGCAGTCATCTATACCCACAGTCACGTCGATCACTTCGGCGGCGTGCTCGGCGTCACGACGCAGGCCGACGTCGACGCCGGCAAGGTGGCGGTGATCGCTCCCGAGGGCTTCATCGAACATGCGGTGCAGGAGAACGTCTATGCGGGCACCGCGATGACCAGGCGGGCGGCCTACATGTACGGCACCGTCCTCGCCCGCGGGCCGCAAGGGCAAGTCGGCTGCGGCCTCGGGCAGACCCCCTCGACGGGTGAGGTCGCCATCATCGTGCCGACGGTCGACATCGCCACGACCGGCGAGACGTACACCGTCGACGGCGTGGACATCGAATTCCAGATGGCTCCCGGTACCGAGGCGCCCGCCGAGATGCACTTCTACTTCCCGCGGTACCGGGCGCTGTGCATGGCCGAGAACGCGACCCACAACCTGCACAACCTGCTGACGCTGCGCGGTGCCCTGGTGCGCGATCCGCACGCGTGGTCGGGGTACCTCACCGAGGCGATCGACAAGTTCGCCGACCGGACCGACGTGGTGTTCGCCTCGCACCACTGGCCGACCTGGGGTGAGGAGCGCATCGTCGAATACCTTGGCCTGCAGCGTGATCTGTACGCGTACCTGCACGACCAGACGCTGCGGCAGATCAATCAGGGGTACACGGGCATCGAGATCGCCGAGACGTTCGAGATGCCGCCCGCGCTGCACGCGGCGTGGCATACGCACGGGTACTACGGGTCGGTCAGCCACAACGTGAAGGCGGTCTACCAGCGCTACATGGGGTGGTTCGACGGCAACCCGGCGCGGTTGTGGCAGCACCCGCCGGAGGCGATCGGGCCGCGGTACGTCGAGGCCATGGGCGGGATCGACAACGTGGTCGCCATCGCCAAGACGGCCTTCGACGGCGGTGACTTCCGTTGGGCGGCAACGCTACTCGATCACGCGATCTTCACCGACGAAAACCACCCGGGCGCTAGGCAACTGTACGCTGACACGCTGGAGCAGATGGCGTACGGCGCGGAGAACGCGACATGGCGCAACTTCTTCCTCGCCGGTGCGACCGAGCTGCGGGAGGGCAACTTCGGCACCCCCGTGCAAACGACGTCGTTGTCGCTGGTGTCGCAGCTGACACCGGAGCAGATGTTCGATAGCTTCGCGATCAGCATCAACGGGCCACGCGCCTGGGATCTCGACCTCGCCATCGACGTGACGTTCGCCGACGTGGCCGCCAACTACCGGCTGACGCTACGCAACGGGGTGCTGGTCTACCGCTGCGTGCCTGCCGACCCCGCAACCGCGACGTCGACGGTCACCGTCGCGAACAAGTTGCGGCTGTTGATGTTCGCCACTGGGGACACCACGTCGCCGGGTGTGGACACCGCAGGTGACGCCACGGCGATGGCGTCGCTCCTCGAGGTGCTCGACAAGCCGGACCCGGCCTTCAACATCGTCACCCCCTAG
- a CDS encoding ABC transporter permease, whose product MNFLHQALAYIFTAENWAGPAGLTARILEHLQYTAVALVFSALVAIPIGMLIGHTGRGTFLVVGGVNALRALPTLGVLLLGVLLWGLGLIPPTVALMLLGIPPILAGTYSGIANVDRAVVDAARSMGMTESRVLLRVEVPNAMPLILGGVRTATLQIVATATVAAYASLGGLGRYLIDGIKVRQFYLALVGALVVTALALLLDAALAFAVWLSEPGTDRLRRMPQPLLGDEVVLESGSTSRSGGLSRGGYEARGPSPTVGE is encoded by the coding sequence ATGAACTTCCTGCATCAGGCGCTTGCGTACATCTTCACGGCGGAGAACTGGGCCGGGCCGGCGGGGCTGACCGCGCGCATCCTCGAGCACCTGCAGTACACGGCCGTCGCCTTGGTCTTCTCGGCGCTCGTCGCCATCCCGATCGGCATGCTCATCGGGCACACCGGCCGGGGGACGTTCCTCGTCGTCGGTGGAGTGAACGCCCTGCGCGCCCTGCCGACCCTTGGTGTGTTGCTGCTCGGCGTGCTGCTGTGGGGCCTCGGCCTCATCCCGCCGACGGTGGCGCTGATGCTCCTCGGCATCCCGCCGATCCTTGCGGGCACCTATTCGGGCATCGCAAACGTCGACCGGGCGGTGGTCGACGCCGCCAGATCGATGGGGATGACGGAATCGCGGGTCCTACTGCGTGTCGAGGTGCCCAACGCCATGCCGCTGATCCTCGGCGGAGTGCGGACGGCGACGCTGCAGATCGTCGCGACGGCCACGGTGGCCGCGTATGCCAGCCTCGGCGGTCTCGGCCGGTACCTGATCGACGGCATCAAGGTGCGCCAGTTCTATCTCGCACTGGTGGGTGCGCTCGTCGTGACCGCACTGGCCCTGCTGCTCGACGCGGCGCTGGCTTTTGCGGTCTGGCTCTCCGAGCCGGGCACCGACAGACTGCGGAGGATGCCGCAGCCGTTGCTCGGTGACGAGGTCGTCCTGGAATCCGGTTCGACGTCACGATCTGGTGGCCTTTCCCGAGGCGGCTACGAAGCACGGGGACCTTCGCCTACGGTAGGGGAATGA
- a CDS encoding LapA family protein, with amino-acid sequence MSTDPQFSPADSSRPGPLDPRVPEPSVVDTSVPSPPPENAVHFTRAAALWSALIVGFLVLIVLLIFIAQNTDPGTFHFLGWSWSLPLGVALLAAAVLGGLITTLAGVVRIVQLRRAAKKNYKAALR; translated from the coding sequence ATGAGTACCGACCCGCAGTTTTCGCCCGCCGATTCGAGCCGTCCCGGCCCGCTGGATCCACGCGTGCCCGAGCCGTCGGTGGTCGACACCTCGGTACCGTCGCCGCCGCCGGAGAATGCCGTGCACTTCACCAGGGCCGCCGCCCTCTGGTCGGCGCTGATCGTCGGCTTCCTGGTGCTGATCGTGCTGCTGATCTTCATCGCGCAGAACACCGATCCGGGCACCTTCCACTTCCTGGGCTGGTCCTGGAGCCTGCCGCTCGGCGTCGCTCTCCTGGCGGCCGCCGTGCTCGGCGGGCTCATCACCACGTTGGCCGGCGTCGTCCGCATCGTGCAACTGCGGCGCGCCGCCAAGAAGAACTACAAGGCCGCCCTCAGATAG
- a CDS encoding putative glycolipid-binding domain-containing protein, with translation MSEVVRSESQDQWPAILTWRAHDVPRMESVRVQLSGKRIKAYGRIVAAATATHPAFSASYDLVTDDGGATKRLSLTVTLAERERQLNIARDEENMWLVQDKQNQGMRLPHDGALDVDVIYSPFFNALPIRRTGLHERGESITLPVVYVRLPDLTVETATIDYSSEAPDPSAGIKLKSPVAETTVTVDADGFILDYPGLAERI, from the coding sequence ATGAGTGAAGTAGTCCGCTCTGAGTCGCAAGACCAATGGCCCGCCATCCTGACGTGGAGAGCGCACGACGTTCCGCGGATGGAATCGGTGCGAGTGCAATTGTCCGGGAAACGGATCAAGGCCTATGGCCGGATCGTGGCCGCGGCGACGGCGACCCATCCGGCGTTCAGCGCGTCGTATGACCTGGTGACCGATGACGGCGGTGCCACCAAACGGCTGTCGCTGACGGTCACGCTGGCCGAACGGGAGCGTCAGCTGAACATCGCCCGTGACGAAGAGAACATGTGGCTGGTTCAGGACAAACAGAACCAGGGCATGCGTCTACCCCACGACGGCGCGCTCGACGTCGACGTGATCTACAGCCCGTTCTTCAATGCGCTGCCGATCCGCCGGACGGGGCTGCACGAGCGCGGTGAGTCGATCACGTTGCCCGTGGTCTACGTGCGCCTGCCAGACCTGACCGTGGAGACCGCGACGATCGACTACTCCAGCGAAGCGCCCGACCCGAGTGCCGGGATAAAGCTGAAGTCGCCGGTCGCCGAGACCACCGTCACCGTCGACGCCGACGGGTTCATCCTCGACTATCCCGGGCTCGCAGAGCGGATCTGA
- a CDS encoding prephenate dehydrogenase: MCVLGLGLIGGSLMRAARAAGREVFGYNRSIDGVQAARVDGFDASASLTEVLERAAVVNALIVLAVPMPALPGLLGHVRSTAPHCPLTDVTSVKVAVLQAVREHDLLDRFVGGHPMTGTAHSGWTAGDDELFVGAPWVLSVDDHVDATVWAEVMHLALDCGSFVVPARADEHDAAAAAISHLPHVLAEALAATAADVPLAFSLAAGSFRDGTRVAATAPDLVRAMCEANAGPLGTVLDHAIGLLTSARDGLAATGSVADLVTAGHAARMRYDDFERPQIDGVSLGEDGWREELAAAGRAGSVLRSALRARDSRG, from the coding sequence GTGTGCGTACTGGGCCTTGGGCTCATTGGCGGGTCGCTCATGCGCGCCGCAAGGGCCGCGGGCCGCGAGGTGTTCGGCTACAACCGGTCGATCGACGGCGTGCAGGCTGCCCGCGTCGACGGGTTCGACGCCTCTGCGAGCCTCACCGAGGTGCTGGAGCGGGCCGCGGTGGTGAACGCGCTGATCGTGCTCGCCGTGCCGATGCCCGCGCTGCCCGGTTTGCTCGGCCACGTCCGGTCGACGGCGCCGCACTGTCCGCTCACGGATGTGACCAGCGTCAAAGTCGCTGTGCTGCAAGCAGTTCGGGAACACGATCTACTCGACCGCTTCGTCGGAGGTCACCCGATGACCGGGACCGCGCACTCCGGGTGGACCGCCGGTGACGACGAGCTGTTCGTCGGCGCGCCCTGGGTGCTCAGCGTCGATGACCACGTCGACGCGACGGTGTGGGCGGAGGTCATGCACCTGGCCCTGGACTGTGGGAGCTTCGTCGTGCCTGCCCGCGCCGATGAGCACGACGCGGCGGCCGCCGCCATCTCGCATCTACCGCACGTGCTCGCCGAAGCCCTGGCGGCCACGGCGGCCGACGTGCCGCTGGCCTTCTCCCTGGCTGCCGGCTCGTTCCGGGATGGCACCCGAGTCGCGGCCACCGCACCCGATCTGGTGCGCGCCATGTGCGAGGCGAACGCCGGCCCGCTGGGCACCGTGCTCGACCACGCCATCGGACTGCTGACGTCGGCCCGCGACGGCCTGGCCGCGACGGGTTCCGTCGCCGACCTCGTCACGGCGGGGCACGCGGCGCGGATGCGCTACGACGACTTCGAGCGGCCGCAGATCGACGGCGTCTCCCTCGGCGAGGACGGCTGGCGTGAGGAACTCGCCGCCGCCGGCCGCGCGGGCAGCGTGCTCAGATCCGCTCTGCGAGCCCGGGATAGTCGAGGATGA
- a CDS encoding histidine phosphatase family protein, which yields MQLLLVRHALPLRSEPGQGSDPDLSAEGIEQAGRLPDALKRFPISRLVSSPQRRAVQTGQPVADALGLPIDVDERLAEYDHGLSHYTPIEEASEDDVKRLISGHLPGEVDEDAFIARVRAGIDDVVEAAGHDETVVVFSHGGVINAMVHSIMKTERLLCVQVDYAGVTRLLRSRGGGLGVASVNGTEHVWDLLPRNQRW from the coding sequence GTGCAACTGCTATTGGTCCGACATGCGCTACCGCTCCGCAGCGAGCCCGGTCAGGGGTCCGATCCCGACCTGTCCGCCGAGGGGATCGAACAGGCCGGGCGCCTGCCCGACGCGCTCAAGCGATTCCCCATCAGCAGGCTCGTCAGCAGTCCCCAACGCCGGGCCGTCCAGACGGGTCAGCCGGTGGCCGACGCGTTGGGCCTGCCGATCGACGTCGACGAGCGATTGGCCGAGTACGACCACGGCCTCTCGCACTACACGCCGATCGAGGAGGCCTCCGAGGACGACGTGAAGCGCCTCATCAGCGGCCATCTGCCGGGCGAGGTGGACGAGGACGCCTTCATAGCCAGGGTCCGGGCGGGGATCGACGACGTGGTCGAGGCCGCCGGTCACGACGAGACCGTTGTGGTGTTCAGCCACGGAGGGGTCATCAATGCGATGGTGCACAGCATCATGAAGACCGAACGGCTGCTGTGCGTGCAGGTGGACTACGCGGGCGTGACGCGTCTGTTGAGGTCCCGCGGGGGTGGCCTGGGGGTCGCATCGGTGAACGGGACCGAGCACGTATGGGATCTGCTGCCGCGAAATCAGCGATGGTAG
- a CDS encoding phosphotransferase family protein, giving the protein MTNASSLAGLDLDALDRHLRSIDIPRHGDLHGELIAGGRSNLTFLVFDDVSKWVLRRPPLHGLTPSAHDMAREYKVVAALEDTPVPVAHAVTMRNDDSVLGAPFQMVDFVPGRVVRYSEELIALGDQNIIDACVDALIKVLADLHALDPDAVGLGDFGKPTGYLERQVRRWGGQWDLVRTEDDPRDADVRRLHTALGEALPPQSRTSIVHGDYRIDNTMLDAEDATKVRAVLDWEMSTLGDPLSDAALMCVYRHPMFDMVHANAAWSSPQIPSADELAQRYSTAAGQPLDHWEFYMALAYFKLAIIAAGIQFRDRMGGGSEYGDKVGQAVGPLVAAGLTELRSI; this is encoded by the coding sequence GTGACGAATGCTTCGAGCTTGGCCGGACTCGACCTCGATGCGCTGGATCGACACCTGCGCTCGATCGACATCCCCCGCCACGGTGACCTCCACGGCGAACTCATCGCCGGCGGCCGGTCCAACCTGACGTTCCTGGTGTTCGACGACGTCTCCAAGTGGGTACTTCGCCGGCCCCCGCTGCATGGCTTGACGCCGTCCGCCCATGACATGGCCCGTGAGTACAAGGTCGTGGCGGCGCTCGAGGACACACCGGTGCCCGTCGCCCACGCCGTGACGATGCGCAATGACGACTCGGTGCTCGGAGCGCCGTTCCAGATGGTCGACTTCGTGCCCGGCCGGGTGGTGCGCTACTCGGAGGAATTGATTGCCCTCGGTGACCAGAACATCATCGACGCCTGTGTCGACGCCCTCATCAAGGTGCTGGCCGATCTGCACGCCCTGGATCCCGACGCCGTGGGACTCGGCGACTTCGGCAAGCCGACCGGGTACCTCGAGCGCCAGGTGCGGCGCTGGGGTGGGCAGTGGGATCTGGTGCGAACGGAGGACGACCCACGCGACGCGGACGTCCGGCGTCTGCACACGGCGCTCGGGGAGGCGCTTCCGCCGCAGAGCCGGACGTCGATCGTGCACGGGGACTACCGCATCGACAACACGATGCTCGACGCGGAGGACGCGACCAAGGTGCGCGCGGTGCTCGACTGGGAGATGTCGACGCTCGGCGATCCGCTCAGCGACGCCGCGCTGATGTGCGTCTACCGCCATCCGATGTTCGACATGGTGCACGCGAATGCCGCCTGGTCGTCACCGCAGATTCCGTCGGCCGATGAACTCGCCCAACGGTATTCGACGGCGGCCGGGCAGCCGTTGGACCATTGGGAGTTCTACATGGCGCTGGCGTACTTCAAGCTGGCCATCATCGCGGCGGGCATTCAGTTTCGGGACCGGATGGGGGGCGGATCCGAGTACGGCGACAAGGTAGGCCAGGCCGTCGGGCCCCTGGTCGCGGCGGGCCTGACCGAGCTCCGCTCTATCTGA
- a CDS encoding ABC transporter permease produces the protein MQYLLTHLDDAWDLTLIHLWLSLVPLVLGLVIAVPLGALVQRTTVLRRFTTVVASIIFTIPSLALFVVLPLIIPTRILDEANVIVALTLYTVALLVRAVPEALDAVPPAVLDAATAVGYKPLTRILKVELPLAIPVLVASLRVVAVTNISMVSVGSVIGIGGLGTWFTEGYQADKSDQIVAGIIAIFLLAIVVDTLIMLGGKLATPWVKSDRRVKAGAR, from the coding sequence GTGCAGTACCTCCTCACCCACCTCGACGACGCCTGGGATCTGACGCTGATCCACCTGTGGCTGTCGCTGGTGCCGTTGGTGCTCGGCCTCGTGATCGCGGTGCCCTTGGGCGCGCTGGTACAGCGCACGACGGTGCTGAGACGGTTCACCACGGTGGTGGCGAGCATCATCTTCACCATTCCGTCGCTGGCGTTGTTCGTGGTGCTGCCGCTGATCATCCCCACCCGCATCCTGGATGAGGCCAACGTCATCGTCGCCCTGACGCTGTACACGGTGGCGCTGCTGGTGCGGGCGGTCCCCGAAGCGCTCGACGCGGTCCCGCCCGCGGTGCTCGACGCCGCCACGGCCGTCGGCTACAAACCTTTGACCAGGATCCTGAAAGTCGAACTGCCACTGGCGATTCCCGTGCTGGTCGCGAGTCTGCGCGTCGTGGCCGTCACCAACATCTCGATGGTGTCGGTGGGCTCGGTGATCGGCATCGGCGGCCTGGGCACCTGGTTCACCGAGGGCTACCAGGCCGACAAGAGCGACCAGATCGTCGCGGGCATCATCGCGATCTTCCTGCTGGCGATCGTCGTGGACACCCTGATCATGCTCGGCGGCAAACTGGCCACGCCGTGGGTGAAGAGTGATCGCCGCGTGAAGGCGGGCGCCCGATGA
- a CDS encoding ABC transporter substrate-binding protein: MTAACGSSNPLGGGEVSGDLKSIAVGSADFTESKIIAEIYAQALEANGFDVRRQFGIGSRETYVPAVKDHSIDLIPEYTGNLLQYFDKDTKATDPESVELALYQALPGDLSILTPSPANDQDTVAVTRATAEKWNLKTIGDLAAHSAEVKFGGPSEFQSRAEGLPGLKAKYGLDIAPANFVSISDGGGPATVRALVDGTVTAADIFSTSQAIPQNDLVVLEDPKNNFLAANVVPLVASQKMSDQLKTVLDAVSAKLTTEALIEMNTATSGNSGVDPDEAARKWVRDNGFDKALG, translated from the coding sequence ATGACCGCGGCATGCGGGAGTTCCAACCCGCTGGGCGGCGGCGAGGTCTCCGGTGACCTGAAGTCGATCGCCGTGGGCTCGGCGGACTTCACCGAATCGAAGATCATCGCCGAGATCTACGCGCAGGCGTTGGAGGCCAACGGGTTCGACGTGCGGCGGCAGTTCGGCATCGGCAGCCGCGAGACCTATGTGCCTGCGGTGAAGGATCATTCGATCGACCTGATCCCGGAGTACACCGGCAACCTGCTGCAGTACTTCGACAAGGACACCAAGGCCACCGACCCCGAGTCCGTCGAGTTGGCGCTGTATCAGGCTCTGCCAGGCGACCTTTCGATTCTTACGCCGTCCCCGGCGAACGATCAGGACACCGTGGCGGTCACCAGGGCCACCGCCGAGAAGTGGAACCTCAAGACCATCGGCGACCTGGCGGCCCACTCCGCCGAGGTGAAGTTCGGTGGGCCGTCGGAGTTTCAGAGCCGGGCCGAGGGCCTGCCCGGTCTGAAGGCCAAGTACGGGTTGGACATCGCCCCCGCCAACTTCGTGTCGATCAGCGACGGCGGCGGCCCGGCGACCGTGCGGGCCCTCGTCGACGGCACGGTGACGGCAGCGGACATCTTCAGTACGTCGCAGGCCATCCCGCAGAACGACCTGGTCGTGCTGGAGGACCCGAAGAACAACTTCCTCGCGGCCAACGTCGTTCCGCTGGTGGCGTCGCAGAAGATGTCGGACCAACTCAAGACCGTGCTCGACGCCGTATCGGCGAAGCTGACGACGGAGGCGCTCATCGAGATGAACACCGCGACATCGGGCAACAGCGGCGTCGACCCCGATGAGGCGGCCCGCAAGTGGGTACGGGACAACGGTTTCGACAAGGCTCTCGGATGA